GGCGTCGCGGTGGCGCCCTTCCTGCATCGGCAGGTCTCGGGGTGGGAGACCGAGCGGACGAAGCGGCGCCGGGCCATGCTCGTCCGTCAGGCGCCGCTCGCGCTGGACCTCGTCGCTGCGGTGCTGGCGGCGGGCCGCTCGCCGCAGGAGGCGGTCCGGCTGGTCGCGGTGCACACCCCGCCACCGCTAGGCGATGAGCTGCAGGCGCTCGCTCATCGCGTCCGGCTCGCCGCCGATCCCGCCGTCGCGTGGCGTTCGCTGGACGGCAGCGCCCTGGAGCCGGTCGGTCGGGCCTTCGCGCGGGCCGAGACCTCGGGGGCGGCGATCGTGCCGTTGATGCGCGACACCGCCGCGGACCTGCGTCGGCGGGCCTGGGCCGAGCGGCGGGAGACCGTCGGTCGGGTGGGCGTCCGCACCACCCTGCCGATGGGGCTGTGCCTGCTGCCGGCGTTCGTGCTCGTGGGTGTGGCACCGACGGTGCTGGCCGCACTGGGCTCGGTCGGCTTCTGAGTTCTCCCCAACCTGTCCCCGCGCGGCGGCGTTGTCCCCAACCGGCTCGGGCCGCCGCAGA
Above is a window of Aeromicrobium senzhongii DNA encoding:
- a CDS encoding type II secretion system F family protein, producing MTGALPAALLVAAAFLVAVPGPAGRRARRVNGGTAGFVRPGPPLVVAVSVPVLALLLLGPVGLVVGVAVAPFLHRQVSGWETERTKRRRAMLVRQAPLALDLVAAVLAAGRSPQEAVRLVAVHTPPPLGDELQALAHRVRLAADPAVAWRSLDGSALEPVGRAFARAETSGAAIVPLMRDTAADLRRRAWAERRETVGRVGVRTTLPMGLCLLPAFVLVGVAPTVLAALGSVGF